A window of the Streptomyces albireticuli genome harbors these coding sequences:
- a CDS encoding FAD binding domain-containing protein, with protein sequence MTTHAPQAAHTVTLPGSLDEAVAALSAMPAAVPVAGGTDLMAAVNSGLLRPAALVGLGRINEIRGWQYQDGHALLGAGLTHARMGRPDFAALIPALAAAARTAGPPQIRNAGTLGGNIASAAPTGDALPVLAALEATLIIAGPGGGRREIPVGHLLTGFDMLRPGELIGYVRVPLLHAPQAFLKATGRTGPGRAVASVAVVLDPARRNVRCAVGAVAPMPLRPLDAEHWVASLIDWDGERTLAPEACAAFGDYVAAACIPDPAPAPLEGGEPGTLPPAALHLRRTVATLARRALGRALA encoded by the coding sequence TTGACCACGCACGCACCGCAGGCGGCGCACACGGTGACGTTGCCGGGCTCGCTCGACGAGGCCGTGGCGGCACTCTCCGCCATGCCCGCCGCCGTGCCCGTCGCGGGCGGCACCGATCTCATGGCCGCCGTCAACTCGGGGCTGCTCCGGCCCGCCGCCCTCGTCGGCCTCGGCCGCATCAACGAGATCCGCGGCTGGCAGTACCAGGACGGCCACGCCCTGCTCGGCGCCGGACTCACCCACGCCCGGATGGGCCGGCCGGACTTCGCCGCGCTCATCCCGGCGCTCGCCGCCGCCGCCCGCACGGCCGGGCCGCCCCAGATCCGCAACGCGGGCACCCTCGGCGGCAACATCGCCTCCGCGGCCCCCACCGGCGACGCGCTGCCCGTGCTCGCCGCCCTGGAGGCCACCCTGATCATCGCGGGCCCCGGCGGCGGCCGCCGCGAGATCCCCGTCGGACATCTGCTGACCGGCTTCGACATGCTGCGCCCCGGCGAGCTGATCGGCTACGTCCGGGTGCCGCTGCTGCACGCCCCGCAGGCCTTCCTCAAGGCCACCGGCCGCACCGGCCCGGGGCGCGCCGTCGCCTCCGTGGCCGTCGTGCTCGACCCGGCCCGGCGCAACGTCCGGTGCGCGGTGGGCGCGGTCGCGCCCATGCCGCTGCGCCCGCTCGACGCCGAGCACTGGGTCGCCTCGCTCATCGACTGGGACGGCGAGCGCACCCTCGCGCCCGAGGCCTGCGCCGCCTTCGGCGACTACGTCGCCGCCGCCTGCATTCCCGACCCCGCGCCCGCCCCCCTCGAAGGCGGCGAGCCGGGCACCCTGCCGCCCGCGGCGCTGCACCTGCGGCGTACGGTGGCGACTCTGGCCCGCCGAGCACTGGGGAGGGCACTCGCGTGA
- a CDS encoding (2Fe-2S)-binding protein, with translation MSDEQQRHAQAAGPGGWQPIPRGGEFDEGTTFLQLPPELLAHPGAGLSGGGGWDPLAATGGGGYTPPVGEPWQQPQAPVQQHPEQPEAQRPGGDHPAPQSAPEPVQAPGQQWAGEWGAPAPAPYEHPHAAAEPAGADPHATAEWAMPFAAGDGADGRHATETGLSQGQGRIHGRLRDQLQDRLQDRLQSQAHDPAQAFGQQAQAHDYGQVPGHAHWSVPAAGDDPVDESGEYLLHGRTAPQPHVHGDPHARTDHHLPPDPHGTDGHGTHWAAPAPEAAPLPDGALGTPGAWEQQVAAAPVTASVGGPLGAVPGGDTGASGQWTIPVASGDTPEESGEYALDAFADAAPGPVPGPPAAMAAAFPSASVPPAEPAAGPVPGSSAHPTGVTGTGDHPTNVWTSSGPVPAAAPEPETEPVPPVAPQPVAEAPATGEPAPDGPEPVADGGTAPETQPEAPAAPAASAQERPETPADAHPEQPGDASAAPGVPTAPGAAAEPAHPGDGAGPDLGAGFETAPGAAPEPAPEADPAPQLPPHTEHPCASYVLRVNGTDRPVTDAWIGESLLYVLRERLGLAGAKDGCSQGECGACSVQVDGRLVASCLVPAATAAGAEVRTVEGLATGGRPSDVQRALADCGAVQCGFCVPGMAMTMHDLLEGNHAPTELETRQAICGNLCRCSGYRGVLDAVRQVVEERAETAAAPEEPQPDADQARIPHQAGPHGGGSGRAME, from the coding sequence GTGAGTGACGAACAGCAGCGACACGCCCAGGCCGCCGGACCCGGCGGCTGGCAGCCGATCCCGCGCGGCGGGGAGTTCGACGAGGGCACCACCTTCCTGCAACTGCCGCCGGAGCTCCTCGCCCACCCGGGCGCGGGGCTGTCCGGCGGTGGCGGCTGGGACCCGCTCGCGGCCACCGGCGGAGGCGGCTACACCCCGCCCGTCGGCGAGCCCTGGCAGCAGCCCCAGGCGCCCGTACAGCAGCATCCGGAGCAGCCGGAGGCACAGCGGCCCGGCGGGGACCACCCGGCGCCGCAGAGCGCCCCTGAGCCCGTCCAGGCGCCCGGTCAGCAGTGGGCGGGGGAGTGGGGCGCTCCGGCTCCCGCGCCCTACGAGCACCCGCACGCGGCCGCGGAGCCCGCCGGTGCCGACCCGCACGCCACGGCCGAGTGGGCGATGCCCTTCGCCGCCGGTGACGGCGCGGACGGACGGCACGCGACGGAGACGGGGCTGAGCCAGGGTCAGGGCCGGATCCACGGCCGGCTCCGGGACCAGCTCCAGGACCGGCTTCAGGACCGGCTCCAGAGTCAGGCGCACGACCCGGCCCAGGCCTTCGGGCAGCAGGCCCAGGCGCACGACTACGGGCAGGTCCCGGGCCACGCGCACTGGAGCGTGCCGGCCGCCGGTGACGACCCGGTGGACGAGTCCGGCGAGTACCTGCTGCACGGCCGCACCGCCCCGCAGCCGCACGTCCACGGCGACCCGCACGCCCGTACCGACCACCACCTCCCCCCGGACCCGCACGGCACCGACGGCCACGGCACGCACTGGGCGGCACCCGCCCCGGAGGCCGCGCCGCTGCCCGACGGCGCCCTCGGCACCCCCGGCGCCTGGGAACAGCAGGTGGCGGCCGCCCCCGTGACCGCGTCCGTCGGCGGCCCCCTGGGCGCCGTGCCGGGCGGGGACACCGGCGCGAGCGGCCAGTGGACGATCCCCGTGGCGTCCGGCGACACGCCGGAGGAGTCCGGGGAGTACGCCCTGGACGCCTTTGCGGATGCGGCCCCCGGGCCGGTCCCGGGCCCGCCCGCAGCCATGGCCGCAGCCTTCCCCTCCGCTTCCGTCCCGCCCGCCGAACCGGCTGCGGGACCGGTTCCGGGCAGTTCCGCGCACCCGACCGGTGTCACCGGTACGGGCGATCATCCGACCAACGTGTGGACGTCGTCCGGCCCGGTGCCGGCCGCCGCGCCCGAGCCGGAGACCGAACCCGTACCGCCCGTCGCTCCCCAGCCGGTGGCCGAGGCCCCGGCCACCGGGGAGCCGGCGCCCGACGGGCCGGAGCCCGTGGCCGACGGCGGGACGGCGCCGGAGACACAGCCGGAAGCCCCCGCGGCCCCCGCAGCCTCCGCGCAGGAGCGGCCGGAGACACCGGCGGACGCCCACCCGGAGCAGCCCGGGGACGCCTCCGCGGCACCCGGCGTACCCACGGCCCCCGGCGCGGCCGCCGAGCCCGCGCACCCGGGCGACGGCGCCGGACCGGACCTCGGCGCGGGCTTCGAAACCGCCCCCGGCGCGGCTCCGGAGCCGGCCCCCGAGGCCGACCCCGCCCCGCAGCTCCCGCCGCACACGGAACACCCCTGCGCCTCGTACGTCCTGCGGGTCAACGGCACCGACCGGCCCGTGACCGACGCCTGGATCGGCGAGTCGCTGCTCTACGTCCTGCGCGAGCGCCTCGGCCTCGCCGGGGCCAAGGACGGCTGCTCGCAGGGCGAGTGCGGCGCCTGTTCCGTCCAGGTCGACGGCCGGCTCGTCGCCTCCTGCCTGGTGCCCGCGGCGACGGCCGCCGGCGCCGAGGTGCGCACGGTCGAGGGGCTCGCCACCGGCGGCCGCCCCTCGGACGTCCAGCGGGCGCTCGCCGACTGCGGCGCCGTGCAGTGCGGATTCTGCGTGCCGGGTATGGCCATGACCATGCACGACCTGCTCGAGGGCAACCACGCCCCGACGGAGCTGGAGACCCGCCAGGCCATCTGCGGCAACCTCTGCCGCTGCTCCGGCTACCGGGGCGTGCTCGACGCGGTGCGCCAGGTCGTCGAGGAGCGCGCGGAGACGGCGGCGGCACCGGAAGAGCCGCAGCCGGACGCGGACCAGGCACGGATCCCGCACCAGGCGGGCCCGCACGGCGGCGGAAGCGGAAGGGCAATGGAATGA
- a CDS encoding WXG100 family type VII secretion target, with protein sequence MADRAPLPRSAKDPRKPQAYEEQDFFTIPHQKLCEMVEGADHERVSEIAKTLKGAAKAIKTLGDDLKKHVDGVVWDSDAGEAFRRWGASMSNESARLSEYAKTAGETMADAASNLREATKMPKYSASDKALVDSWVKAHPYVFGGVPNPLINLVDKGLNLGGTSQKAAYDAQKRIADDHHHAAALMKKLAESYHQTGTQIFAVQRPNFPPMPGMIMPNADLQDGGEYEPLPGGPGASSGGGGGGAPGAFGGGSSGGGGMGTAGPSGPGERPGSRPDLDLSGGADAPPRPRIPLPDRPPVTPPDAGRPHIPVPPPPVPNWPGPDRRPDPSRPGGRLPDQGRRPAPRIPGPGLPGPGPVPRPDTRLPQPAPGPVPRPGGRLPNPPHDGIVGGQPGPRGGTSGPTQNPGRSNVFGTEPTQRQGQTRPPMGPVGAGGGFPGVSGPPAGRPGTGAGRHMATDPGGIVGGRPGQRPGGGGTPFTPGGTGLVRGAGEGTGTTAARNGMPAGMMPGAGLGGATPERRGGGGRRPDYLVEDEETWAQSKPVVPPVIE encoded by the coding sequence ATGGCTGACCGAGCACCGCTCCCGAGGAGCGCCAAGGACCCGCGCAAGCCGCAGGCGTACGAGGAACAGGACTTCTTCACCATCCCGCACCAGAAGCTGTGCGAGATGGTCGAGGGGGCCGACCACGAGCGGGTCTCCGAGATCGCCAAAACCCTCAAGGGCGCGGCCAAGGCCATCAAGACGCTCGGCGATGATCTCAAGAAGCATGTGGACGGCGTCGTCTGGGACAGCGACGCGGGCGAGGCCTTCCGCAGGTGGGGCGCGTCCATGAGCAACGAGTCGGCCCGTCTGAGCGAGTACGCCAAGACTGCCGGCGAGACCATGGCGGACGCGGCCTCGAACCTCCGCGAGGCCACGAAGATGCCGAAGTACTCCGCCTCGGACAAGGCTCTTGTCGACTCCTGGGTCAAGGCGCACCCCTACGTCTTCGGCGGGGTGCCCAACCCCCTGATCAACCTTGTGGACAAGGGGCTCAACCTGGGCGGCACGAGCCAGAAGGCCGCTTACGACGCGCAGAAGCGGATCGCCGACGATCACCACCACGCGGCGGCGCTGATGAAGAAGCTGGCGGAGTCGTACCACCAGACGGGCACACAGATCTTCGCGGTGCAGAGGCCGAACTTTCCGCCGATGCCCGGGATGATCATGCCGAACGCGGACTTGCAGGACGGGGGCGAATACGAGCCGCTGCCGGGTGGGCCCGGTGCGTCGTCCGGAGGCGGTGGAGGCGGGGCGCCAGGGGCGTTCGGCGGTGGGTCGTCCGGTGGTGGCGGTATGGGGACAGCGGGCCCGTCCGGGCCGGGCGAACGGCCTGGCAGCCGCCCGGACCTGGATCTCTCCGGCGGCGCCGACGCGCCTCCCCGGCCTCGCATCCCCCTGCCGGACAGGCCTCCGGTCACCCCGCCGGACGCCGGCAGGCCGCACATCCCCGTGCCGCCTCCACCCGTGCCGAACTGGCCGGGTCCCGACCGGCGCCCCGACCCGAGCAGGCCGGGAGGCCGGCTTCCCGACCAGGGCCGGCGGCCGGCACCGAGGATCCCGGGCCCGGGCCTCCCGGGGCCCGGCCCCGTGCCGCGCCCGGACACCCGGCTGCCCCAGCCCGCTCCTGGCCCCGTGCCCCGGCCGGGCGGCCGGCTGCCGAACCCGCCGCACGACGGGATCGTCGGCGGGCAGCCCGGGCCGCGCGGCGGTACGTCCGGGCCCACGCAGAACCCGGGCCGGAGCAACGTCTTCGGTACGGAGCCGACGCAGCGACAGGGTCAGACCCGGCCGCCCATGGGCCCCGTAGGCGCGGGCGGGGGCTTCCCCGGCGTGTCCGGCCCTCCGGCGGGCCGCCCGGGTACCGGCGCGGGCCGGCACATGGCCACCGACCCCGGCGGGATCGTCGGAGGCCGCCCGGGCCAGCGCCCCGGCGGTGGGGGCACGCCCTTCACCCCGGGTGGCACGGGCCTGGTCCGTGGCGCGGGTGAAGGCACCGGCACCACGGCGGCCAGGAACGGCATGCCGGCCGGAATGATGCCCGGCGCGGGTCTGGGCGGCGCCACGCCGGAGCGGCGAGGTGGCGGTGGCCGTCGTCCCGACTACCTGGTCGAGGACGAGGAGACCTGGGCACAGAGCAAGCCCGTCGTGCCTCCGGTCATCGAGTAG
- a CDS encoding carbohydrate ABC transporter permease: protein MSALRIRRPWRLAAEAAALLVAAVVAFPLYWMVLAAFKPADEVQSAEPRPWTLRPSLDAFRRVFDQQDFGRYFLNSLLVAAAVVVASGLVAFLAATAVTRFRFRFRTTLLVMFLVAQMVPVEALTIPLFFLMRDVGDAVPGIGLNTLGSLILPHLAFSLPFAIWMLRGFVRAVPEALEEAAYLDGASRARFLWQILFPLVLPGLMATSVFSFISTWNDFLFAKSFIISATENSTLPMALLVFFKDEGNDWGGIMAASTVMTVPVLVFFVLVQRRLVSGLGGAVKD from the coding sequence ATGAGCGCCCTCCGGATCCGCCGCCCGTGGCGGCTCGCCGCGGAGGCCGCGGCCCTGCTCGTGGCCGCCGTGGTGGCCTTCCCGCTGTACTGGATGGTCCTCGCCGCCTTCAAGCCCGCGGACGAGGTGCAGTCGGCCGAGCCGCGCCCCTGGACCCTGCGGCCCTCGCTCGACGCCTTCCGGCGCGTCTTCGACCAGCAGGACTTCGGCCGCTACTTCCTCAACAGCCTGCTCGTCGCGGCGGCCGTGGTCGTCGCCTCCGGGCTCGTCGCCTTCCTCGCCGCCACCGCGGTGACCCGCTTCCGGTTCCGCTTCCGGACGACGCTGCTGGTGATGTTCCTGGTGGCCCAGATGGTGCCGGTCGAGGCCCTGACCATCCCGCTGTTCTTCCTGATGCGGGACGTGGGCGACGCGGTGCCGGGCATCGGGCTCAACACCCTCGGCTCGCTGATCCTGCCGCACCTCGCCTTCTCCCTGCCCTTCGCCATCTGGATGCTGCGCGGCTTCGTCCGGGCCGTCCCCGAGGCGCTGGAGGAGGCCGCGTACCTCGACGGGGCGAGCCGGGCGCGCTTCCTGTGGCAGATCCTCTTCCCGCTCGTGCTCCCCGGCCTGATGGCGACGAGCGTCTTCTCCTTCATCTCGACCTGGAACGACTTCCTCTTCGCGAAGTCCTTCATCATCAGCGCCACCGAGAACTCCACCCTGCCGATGGCGCTCCTCGTCTTCTTCAAGGACGAGGGCAACGACTGGGGCGGCATCATGGCGGCGTCGACCGTCATGACGGTGCCCGTGCTGGTCTTCTTCGTACTCGTACAGCGGAGGCTCGTGTCGGGCCTCGGCGGAGCGGTCAAGGACTGA
- a CDS encoding xanthine dehydrogenase family protein molybdopterin-binding subunit → MTGTAGAAGTADGAVTTAPVTSPALAGPAEPPPHGLGVSLPAADAAAKTQGIYPYAADLWAEGLLWAAVLRSPHPHARILSVDTTEAARMPGVRAVVTHADVPGDTAHGRRIADRPVFASEIVRHHGEPIAAVAADHPDTARLAAAAIAVEYEVLEPVTDPEQAFSAEPLHPDGNLIRHIPLRFGDPEVTGEVVVEGLYRIGRQDPAPIGAEAGLAVPRPDGGVEIYTASTDPHADRDLAAACFGLAPERVKVVVTGVPGAMGDREDPGMQLPLGLLALRTGHPVKLAATREESFLSHPHRHPTLLRYRHHADAEGKLVKVEAQILLDAGAYADSSGEALAAAVSFACGPYVVPHAFVEGWAVRTNNPPSGHVRGEGAMQVCAAYEGQMDKLAARLGMDPAELRLRNVMATGDLLPTGQTVTCPAPVAELLRAVRDYPLPALPQDDPEQDWLLPGGPDGAGEPGAVRRGVGYGLGMIHMLGAEGADEVSTATVKVTGSVATVICAAVETGQGFTTLARQIVQDVLGLEEVHVAPVDTDQPPSGPGARSRHTWVSGGAVERAARMVRTQLLQPLAAQFGMSTELLTIADGKITSYDGVLSTTVGEALDGKELWATAQCRPHPTEPLDETGQGDAFVGLAFCAVRAVVDVDVELGSVRVVEMAVAQDVGRVLNPAQARARIEAGITQGVGAALTENLRTSAGQVRRPDLTGYALPTALDTPDIRIVKLVEERDVVAPFGAKAISAVPVVTSPAAVASAVRAATGRPVNRLPIRPQAAVVTSG, encoded by the coding sequence ATGACGGGAACGGCGGGCGCGGCGGGCACGGCCGACGGCGCCGTGACCACGGCCCCCGTCACCTCGCCGGCCCTCGCCGGCCCCGCCGAGCCGCCGCCGCACGGCCTCGGCGTCTCCCTCCCCGCCGCCGACGCGGCCGCCAAGACCCAGGGCATCTACCCCTACGCGGCGGACCTGTGGGCCGAGGGCCTGCTGTGGGCCGCGGTGCTGCGCTCGCCGCACCCCCACGCCCGCATCCTCTCCGTCGACACCACCGAGGCCGCCCGGATGCCGGGCGTCCGGGCCGTCGTCACCCACGCCGACGTCCCCGGCGACACCGCGCACGGCCGCCGCATCGCCGACCGGCCCGTCTTCGCCTCCGAGATCGTCCGCCACCACGGCGAGCCGATCGCCGCCGTCGCCGCCGACCACCCCGACACCGCCCGCCTCGCCGCCGCGGCCATCGCCGTCGAGTACGAGGTGCTGGAGCCGGTCACCGACCCCGAGCAGGCCTTCTCCGCCGAGCCGCTGCACCCCGACGGCAATCTCATCCGCCACATCCCGCTGCGCTTCGGCGACCCCGAGGTGACCGGCGAGGTCGTCGTCGAGGGCCTCTACCGCATCGGCCGCCAGGACCCCGCGCCCATCGGCGCCGAGGCGGGCCTCGCCGTGCCGCGCCCCGACGGCGGCGTGGAGATCTACACCGCCTCGACCGACCCGCACGCCGACCGCGACCTGGCCGCCGCCTGCTTCGGCCTGGCCCCGGAGCGCGTCAAGGTCGTCGTCACCGGCGTCCCCGGCGCGATGGGCGACCGCGAGGACCCGGGCATGCAGCTCCCGCTCGGCCTGCTGGCCCTGCGCACCGGCCACCCGGTCAAGCTCGCCGCGACCCGCGAGGAGTCCTTCCTCAGCCACCCGCACCGCCACCCCACGCTGCTCCGCTACCGCCACCACGCGGACGCCGAGGGCAAGCTGGTGAAGGTCGAGGCGCAGATCCTGCTGGACGCGGGCGCGTACGCCGACTCCTCGGGCGAGGCCCTGGCCGCGGCCGTCTCCTTCGCCTGCGGCCCGTACGTCGTCCCGCACGCCTTCGTCGAGGGCTGGGCGGTCCGTACGAACAACCCGCCCTCCGGCCACGTCCGCGGCGAGGGCGCCATGCAGGTGTGCGCCGCCTACGAGGGCCAGATGGACAAGCTCGCCGCCCGGCTCGGCATGGACCCGGCCGAGCTGCGGCTGCGCAACGTCATGGCCACGGGCGACCTGCTGCCCACCGGCCAGACGGTCACCTGCCCGGCCCCGGTGGCCGAACTCCTCCGCGCCGTACGCGACTACCCGCTGCCCGCCCTCCCGCAGGACGACCCCGAGCAGGACTGGCTGCTGCCCGGCGGCCCGGACGGCGCCGGCGAGCCGGGCGCGGTCCGGCGCGGCGTCGGCTACGGCCTCGGCATGATCCACATGCTGGGCGCGGAGGGCGCGGACGAGGTGTCCACGGCCACGGTCAAGGTCACGGGCTCGGTCGCCACGGTCATCTGCGCGGCCGTCGAGACCGGCCAGGGCTTCACCACCCTCGCCCGGCAGATCGTCCAGGACGTCCTCGGCCTCGAAGAGGTCCACGTCGCCCCCGTCGACACCGACCAGCCCCCCTCCGGCCCCGGCGCGCGCAGCCGCCACACCTGGGTCTCGGGCGGCGCGGTGGAGCGCGCGGCCCGCATGGTGCGCACCCAGCTCCTCCAGCCCCTGGCCGCCCAGTTCGGGATGTCCACGGAGCTGCTGACCATCGCCGACGGCAAGATCACCTCGTACGACGGCGTGCTGAGCACGACGGTGGGCGAGGCCCTGGACGGGAAGGAACTCTGGGCCACCGCCCAGTGCCGCCCCCACCCGACCGAGCCCCTGGACGAGACCGGCCAGGGTGACGCCTTCGTCGGCCTCGCCTTCTGCGCCGTCCGCGCCGTCGTCGACGTCGACGTCGAGCTGGGCTCCGTGCGTGTGGTGGAGATGGCCGTCGCCCAGGACGTCGGCCGCGTCCTCAACCCCGCCCAGGCCCGGGCCCGCATCGAGGCCGGCATCACCCAGGGCGTCGGCGCCGCCCTCACCGAGAACCTCCGCACCTCCGCCGGCCAGGTCCGCCGCCCCGACCTCACCGGCTACGCCCTGCCGACCGCGCTGGACACCCCCGACATCCGCATCGTCAAGCTGGTCGAGGAACGCGACGTCGTCGCCCCCTTCGGCGCGAAGGCCATCAGCGCCGTCCCGGTCGTCACCTCCCCGGCGGCGGTCGCCTCCGCCGTACGCGCCGCGACGGGCCGCCCGGTCAACCGGCTGCCGATCCGGCCGCAGGCGGCCGTGGTGACGTCGGGCTGA
- a CDS encoding beta-N-acetylhexosaminidase codes for MSDFGTYDDMDLIPAPRSVRPAPGEPGQPEGRGHTLGEDTGMDARPGTEHVARWLRATVGAATGLPLAPHRGGRSRVLLRILPELGDSEGEGGGGGPEAYRLAVDGHHVEISGASAAGVFRGAQTFRQMLGPAAFRRAPVTGKREWELPPVVVEDAPRFGWRGVLLDVARHFTPKDGVLRFLDLLAAHKLNVLHLHLTDDQGWRLEIERYPRLTEVGAWRARTKLGHRASPLWDERPHGGFYTKDDIREIVAYAAERHITVVPEIDVPGHSQAAIAAYPELGNTDVVDTAALSVWDTWGVSPNVLAPADHTLAFYENVLTEVLELFPSPFVHLGGDECPKDQWKASPAAHARIEAEGLGDEDGLQSWFIRHFDRWLAERGRRLVGWDEILEGGLAPGATVSSWRGYAGGVAAAKAGHDVVMCPEQRVYLDHRQADGPDEPVPIGYVRTLEDVYRFEPVPPELTGEEAARVLGAQANLWTEVTETQQRVDYQAFPRLAAFAEAVWSALPAPAERDYRGFERRMTAHYARLDALGVDYRPPGGPRPWQRRPGLLGRPLDGEPPIV; via the coding sequence ATGAGTGACTTCGGCACGTACGACGACATGGACCTGATCCCGGCGCCCCGGAGCGTCCGGCCCGCGCCCGGGGAACCCGGGCAGCCGGAGGGGAGGGGCCACACCCTCGGCGAGGACACGGGGATGGACGCCCGGCCCGGCACCGAGCACGTCGCCCGCTGGCTGCGGGCGACCGTCGGCGCCGCCACCGGGCTGCCGCTGGCGCCGCACCGCGGCGGCCGGAGCCGCGTCCTGCTGCGGATCCTGCCCGAGCTCGGTGACAGCGAGGGTGAGGGCGGGGGCGGCGGCCCGGAGGCGTACCGGCTGGCCGTCGACGGCCACCACGTCGAGATCTCCGGCGCGAGCGCGGCCGGTGTGTTCCGGGGCGCGCAGACCTTCCGTCAGATGCTCGGCCCGGCCGCCTTCCGCCGGGCGCCGGTGACGGGGAAGCGGGAGTGGGAGCTGCCGCCCGTCGTCGTCGAGGACGCGCCCCGGTTCGGCTGGCGCGGCGTCCTCCTCGACGTCGCCCGCCACTTCACGCCCAAGGACGGCGTGCTGCGCTTCCTCGACCTGCTCGCCGCGCACAAGCTCAACGTCCTCCACCTCCACCTGACGGACGACCAGGGCTGGCGCCTGGAGATCGAGCGCTACCCGCGGCTGACGGAGGTCGGCGCCTGGCGGGCGCGGACCAAGCTCGGCCACCGGGCATCACCGCTGTGGGACGAGCGGCCGCACGGCGGCTTCTACACGAAGGACGACATCCGCGAGATCGTCGCGTACGCCGCCGAGCGGCACATCACCGTCGTCCCCGAGATCGACGTGCCGGGCCACTCGCAGGCCGCCATCGCCGCGTACCCGGAACTGGGCAACACCGACGTCGTCGACACCGCCGCGCTGTCCGTCTGGGACACCTGGGGCGTCAGCCCGAACGTCCTCGCCCCCGCCGACCACACCCTCGCCTTCTACGAGAACGTCCTCACCGAGGTCCTCGAACTCTTCCCCTCGCCCTTCGTCCACCTCGGCGGCGACGAGTGCCCCAAGGACCAGTGGAAGGCGTCCCCGGCCGCCCACGCCCGGATCGAGGCGGAGGGGCTGGGCGACGAGGACGGGCTCCAGAGCTGGTTCATCCGGCACTTCGACCGGTGGCTCGCCGAGCGCGGCCGGCGGCTCGTCGGCTGGGACGAGATCCTGGAAGGGGGCCTGGCGCCCGGCGCCACCGTCTCCTCGTGGCGGGGTTACGCGGGCGGCGTCGCCGCGGCGAAGGCCGGGCACGACGTGGTGATGTGCCCCGAGCAGCGGGTCTACCTGGACCACCGGCAGGCCGACGGGCCGGACGAGCCCGTGCCGATCGGCTACGTCCGCACCCTGGAGGATGTCTACCGCTTCGAGCCCGTGCCGCCCGAGCTCACGGGGGAGGAGGCCGCGCGTGTCCTCGGCGCCCAGGCCAACCTCTGGACCGAGGTGACGGAGACCCAGCAGCGCGTCGACTACCAGGCGTTCCCCCGCCTGGCCGCCTTCGCCGAGGCCGTCTGGTCCGCGCTGCCCGCCCCCGCCGAGCGCGACTACCGCGGTTTCGAGCGCCGCATGACGGCCCATTACGCCCGCCTCGACGCCCTCGGCGTCGACTACCGGCCACCGGGCGGCCCCCGTCCCTGGCAGCGTCGGCCCGGTCTCCTCGGACGCCCGCTCGACGGCGAGCCCCCGATCGTGTGA
- the mycP gene encoding type VII secretion-associated serine protease mycosin: MRSARAVRGTWAGTAVAVLASLAVAVASATPAHADTIRSRQWHLDAMHAEEMWETSTGAGITVAVIDSGVDATLPDLRGQVLEGKNFSDNPGDARTDPEGHGTKMAALIAGTGKAGSTIGSYGLAPGSKILPLRARGKNFEESSRMTAAALRYAADSDAKIINISMGSSGRSDVEESAVTYALSKGKMVFASAGNSGDKQNAVGYPAAYPGVIGVAGLDQGGAAAKWSQHGPQVDLSAPGADIVTACPGGTGVCRSNGTSDASALAAASAALIWSVHPDWTANQVTRVLINTAGGTSGKEKRDDYVGYGGVRPRIALKDPGDPGPADVNPLPGPAATPSAAASGPEGSADSKTAADALPQQKQPATESDDSNSTTWIAIGAGAALLVAAAVAVPVVLARRRKAAEAS; the protein is encoded by the coding sequence ATGCGCAGTGCCCGTGCCGTACGCGGGACATGGGCGGGAACGGCCGTCGCCGTTCTCGCCTCGCTGGCCGTGGCCGTGGCCTCGGCCACGCCCGCGCACGCCGACACCATCCGCTCCCGTCAGTGGCACCTGGACGCCATGCACGCGGAGGAGATGTGGGAGACGAGCACCGGCGCCGGGATCACGGTGGCGGTCATCGACTCCGGCGTGGACGCGACTCTGCCCGATCTGCGGGGTCAGGTACTCGAAGGGAAGAACTTCTCGGACAATCCAGGAGACGCACGTACGGACCCCGAAGGGCACGGCACGAAAATGGCCGCCCTCATCGCCGGCACCGGCAAGGCGGGAAGCACGATCGGCTCGTACGGCCTGGCTCCTGGATCGAAGATCCTTCCTCTCCGCGCGCGAGGGAAGAACTTCGAGGAGAGCTCCAGGATGACGGCAGCGGCCCTGCGATACGCAGCGGATTCCGACGCGAAGATCATCAATATCTCGATGGGCAGCTCGGGGCGCAGCGATGTCGAAGAGAGCGCTGTCACCTACGCCCTGAGCAAAGGGAAGATGGTCTTCGCCTCAGCGGGCAACTCGGGAGACAAGCAGAACGCGGTCGGATATCCCGCCGCTTACCCGGGTGTCATCGGCGTGGCCGGTCTCGACCAGGGTGGTGCCGCCGCCAAGTGGTCGCAGCACGGTCCTCAGGTCGATCTCTCGGCACCAGGAGCGGACATCGTCACGGCCTGTCCTGGCGGCACCGGGGTCTGCCGGAGCAATGGAACCAGTGACGCCTCCGCCCTCGCCGCCGCCTCCGCCGCGCTCATCTGGTCCGTCCACCCGGACTGGACCGCCAACCAGGTCACGCGCGTCCTCATCAATACAGCCGGTGGCACGTCCGGCAAGGAGAAGCGCGACGACTACGTCGGCTACGGAGGCGTACGACCGCGCATCGCCCTCAAGGACCCGGGCGATCCCGGCCCCGCCGATGTGAACCCGCTGCCGGGCCCGGCGGCTACGCCCTCAGCGGCGGCGAGCGGGCCGGAGGGCTCGGCGGACTCCAAGACCGCGGCCGACGCCCTGCCGCAGCAGAAACAACCCGCCACCGAAAGCGATGACTCCAACTCCACCACCTGGATCGCCATAGGCGCCGGAGCCGCGCTCCTCGTGGCGGCGGCTGTCGCCGTGCCGGTGGTGCTCGCCCGGCGGCGCAAGGCGGCGGAGGCGTCCTGA